The following are from one region of the Methanomassiliicoccales archaeon LGM-DZ1 genome:
- a CDS encoding Holliday junction resolvase, which yields MAAPGDVYERELKYLLTGDPGTVTKMVKTCDDEETSAYCSTMDHPFMVIRAAGSLGVDLVALRWDFSFPVEVKSSENDILYLSKSERLRDQAVRMLDECDRCHVIPIYAYRLKGVRGDPWRIFTLPSESKLIGRIQMLRDRIPKVEITKGGNFVLRWSDGMKLSDLLAFVGQASDPGEGTIADTAAYEED from the coding sequence ATGGCAGCACCGGGCGATGTTTACGAGCGCGAACTGAAGTACCTCCTCACGGGGGACCCCGGTACGGTGACCAAGATGGTCAAGACCTGCGACGATGAGGAGACATCGGCGTACTGCTCCACCATGGACCATCCTTTCATGGTCATACGCGCGGCCGGCTCCCTCGGGGTGGACCTCGTCGCGCTCCGCTGGGACTTCTCTTTCCCGGTGGAGGTCAAGAGCTCGGAGAACGACATCCTGTACCTGAGCAAGAGCGAGCGCCTCCGCGACCAGGCCGTCCGCATGCTCGATGAGTGCGACAGGTGCCATGTCATCCCGATCTACGCCTACCGCCTCAAAGGCGTACGCGGGGACCCGTGGAGGATCTTCACGCTGCCGTCCGAGTCCAAGCTCATCGGCAGGATACAGATGCTCAGGGACCGCATCCCGAAGGTGGAGATCACCAAAGGTGGGAACTTCGTCCTGCGCTGGTCGGACGGCATGAAGCTGTCCGACCTCCTCGCATTCGTGGGGCAGGCATCGGACCCCGGCGAGGGGACCATCGCGGACACCGCCGCGTACGAAGAGGACTGA
- a CDS encoding AIM24 family protein, which produces MASDMKFTGTGMLSGMLSVMLSRDETFRSPAPRLIYMSGNTRAVPETGRLSGLRRLISDSFIPMVVYSTEGDPCTVTVGPAFPGEVCDLDIGESKWIVQKDSVLGAGDGVEITKHSEEHVDDPRLGTDGLVLAELSGTGTAFISTVGNAFSLELRPEQHYTASVAHTAGWQASVRAKVYDADGWEGVTLVDFKGPGKVILQSLSPRRTTLLGSGPDTDRRLL; this is translated from the coding sequence ATGGCGTCGGACATGAAGTTCACCGGGACCGGCATGCTGAGCGGGATGCTGAGCGTCATGCTCAGCAGGGACGAGACATTCAGATCTCCTGCGCCCCGACTGATATACATGTCCGGGAACACCCGCGCGGTCCCGGAGACCGGCAGGCTCTCCGGCCTGAGGCGGCTCATCTCGGACTCGTTCATCCCCATGGTGGTCTATTCCACCGAGGGAGACCCCTGCACCGTGACCGTCGGCCCCGCTTTCCCGGGAGAGGTCTGCGACCTAGACATAGGGGAATCCAAATGGATCGTCCAGAAGGACTCGGTCCTCGGCGCCGGGGACGGGGTGGAGATCACCAAGCACTCGGAGGAGCACGTCGACGACCCCCGCCTCGGGACGGACGGCCTGGTCCTGGCCGAGCTCTCGGGCACGGGGACCGCCTTCATCAGCACCGTCGGCAACGCCTTCTCCCTCGAGCTCCGCCCCGAGCAGCATTACACCGCGTCCGTGGCGCACACGGCTGGATGGCAGGCTTCGGTCAGGGCCAAGGTCTACGATGCGGACGGCTGGGAGGGAGTGACCCTCGTCGATTTCAAGGGGCCCGGGAAAGTGATCCTCCAGAGCCTCAGCCCCAGGAGGACGACCCTGCTGGGCAGCGGGCCCGATACCGACCGCAGGCTACTCTGA
- a CDS encoding N2,N2-dimethylguanosine tRNA methyltransferase — protein MPPGTVITEGSTKILVPEIHSVHGPGRIVAGTVFFNEQMSFNRDVSVMLLRALGKPSMTVCDAMTASGSRAVRIANEVPGTEVVANDFDENAIPYINANIELNGLSNCRSSHADMRVLLAQESFDYVDLDPFGSPSLYIQPAIGGCRKHAVLAVTATDTAPLAGAQLGKCRRRYQCEPVRGYMCHEGGLRILMCSIARELGKFDMGMRPLLSFYADHYYRTYVQLVPGADACDEMLSHLGYMKYDRSTLERGTSRTRDPEHPLGPFWLGPLFDKALISRMDPAGTASERKCGKMLALWKGEVDSTPFLYDMSELSSFTKLSPPNLDEFVERLNGYAPSSKTHFSPTSFITELDSEDVISLYREMGRRPPAPEA, from the coding sequence ATGCCGCCGGGCACGGTGATCACCGAGGGCTCCACCAAGATACTGGTCCCGGAGATCCATTCCGTCCACGGCCCCGGCAGGATCGTAGCCGGGACGGTGTTCTTCAACGAGCAGATGAGCTTCAACCGCGACGTGAGCGTCATGCTCCTCCGCGCGCTCGGCAAGCCGTCCATGACCGTCTGCGACGCCATGACCGCGTCCGGCTCCAGGGCGGTGAGGATCGCCAACGAGGTGCCGGGGACCGAGGTCGTCGCCAACGACTTCGATGAGAACGCTATACCTTACATAAACGCGAACATAGAGCTGAACGGCCTATCCAACTGCCGCTCCAGCCATGCGGACATGCGCGTCCTGCTGGCGCAGGAATCGTTCGACTACGTCGACCTGGACCCATTCGGGTCCCCGTCCCTCTACATACAGCCTGCCATCGGGGGATGCAGGAAGCATGCCGTGCTGGCGGTCACCGCCACCGACACGGCCCCCCTGGCCGGCGCCCAGCTCGGCAAATGCCGCCGCCGCTACCAGTGCGAGCCGGTCCGCGGGTACATGTGCCACGAGGGCGGGCTCCGCATCCTGATGTGCAGCATAGCCAGGGAGCTCGGGAAGTTCGATATGGGCATGCGCCCGCTGCTGTCCTTCTACGCCGACCACTACTACCGCACCTACGTGCAGCTGGTCCCGGGCGCCGATGCCTGCGACGAGATGCTCTCCCATCTGGGATATATGAAATACGACCGCTCGACCCTGGAGAGGGGGACATCGCGCACCCGCGACCCCGAGCATCCTCTCGGCCCGTTCTGGCTGGGGCCCCTGTTCGATAAGGCGCTGATCTCCCGCATGGACCCGGCCGGGACCGCCTCCGAGAGGAAATGCGGGAAGATGCTGGCACTGTGGAAAGGCGAGGTGGATTCCACGCCCTTCCTGTACGACATGAGCGAGCTGTCATCGTTCACCAAGCTCTCGCCGCCCAACCTCGACGAGTTCGTGGAGAGGCTGAACGGGTACGCTCCGTCCTCGAAGACGCACTTCTCGCCGACATCGTTCATCACGGAGCTGGACTCCGAGGACGTCATCTCGTTGTACAGGGAGATGGGGCGCCGGCCTCCTGCGCCGGAGGCCTGA
- the nadA gene encoding quinolinate synthase NadA, with translation METVAERIAQLKKEKNAVILAHNYTLPEVQDIADFVGDSLGLSKKAAETDAGIIVFCGVSFMGETAKILSPGKKVLLPEPEAKCAMAAMCSADQIRQARKMFPKAAVVAYVNTSADTKTEADYCCTSANALNVVKAVPEDEVIFVPDANLGRYVKKNCSKTVHLWSGFCPVHQCITCRQVEALKAMHPKAEIVAHPECRPDVLDMASFVGSTEAILNHCRDSEAEEFIVLTEMGMGHRLEKACPGKKFYFTEQSLCMTMKMISPESVLECLEKESNEVVLSEDAARKAYVPVKRMTDILG, from the coding sequence ATGGAAACCGTAGCTGAGAGAATCGCGCAGCTGAAGAAAGAGAAGAACGCGGTCATTCTGGCCCATAACTACACGCTGCCCGAGGTGCAGGACATCGCGGACTTCGTGGGCGACAGCCTCGGCCTTTCGAAGAAGGCCGCGGAGACGGACGCCGGCATCATCGTGTTCTGCGGCGTGTCCTTCATGGGCGAGACCGCCAAGATCCTCAGCCCCGGCAAGAAGGTGCTCCTCCCCGAGCCCGAGGCCAAGTGCGCCATGGCCGCCATGTGCTCCGCGGACCAGATCCGCCAGGCGAGGAAGATGTTCCCCAAGGCCGCAGTGGTGGCCTACGTCAACACCTCCGCCGACACCAAGACGGAGGCGGATTACTGCTGCACCTCGGCCAATGCCCTGAACGTGGTGAAGGCCGTGCCCGAGGACGAGGTCATCTTCGTCCCCGATGCGAATCTGGGGCGCTATGTGAAGAAGAACTGCTCCAAGACCGTGCACCTGTGGTCCGGGTTCTGCCCCGTCCACCAGTGCATAACCTGCCGGCAGGTGGAGGCCTTGAAGGCGATGCATCCCAAGGCCGAGATCGTGGCACATCCCGAATGCAGACCGGACGTGCTCGACATGGCGTCGTTCGTCGGTTCCACGGAGGCGATCCTGAACCACTGCCGGGATTCGGAGGCGGAGGAGTTCATCGTCCTCACCGAGATGGGCATGGGGCACAGGCTCGAGAAAGCGTGCCCCGGGAAGAAGTTCTACTTCACCGAGCAGTCGCTGTGCATGACGATGAAGATGATCTCCCCCGAATCCGTGCTCGAGTGCCTGGAGAAGGAGAGCAACGAGGTCGTCCTGTCCGAGGATGCTGCCAGAAAGGCGTACGTCCCGGTGAAGAGAATGACCGATATCCTCGGCTGA
- the tpiA gene encoding triose-phosphate isomerase — MTETGKHVIAVNFKAYPQVDGEGAVRLAQMCQQVSEETGALIAVCPPMVSLQAVARSVDIPVFSQSLDDRAPGSATGWVTAPMVKAAGAAGTLINHSEHRVPADAAGRIVSAAKQAGLMTCVCAADVREAAAMAALSPDYVAVEPPELIGGDISVTTADPAIVSGTVEAVADAGRGVRVLCGAGVKNGKDVSKAIELGADGVLIASGVVKAADWHAALSDLASGL, encoded by the coding sequence TTGACTGAGACGGGCAAGCACGTCATAGCAGTCAACTTCAAGGCCTACCCGCAGGTCGACGGGGAGGGCGCTGTCCGGCTGGCGCAGATGTGCCAGCAGGTCTCCGAGGAGACCGGCGCCCTCATCGCCGTCTGCCCTCCGATGGTCTCTCTGCAGGCCGTGGCCCGCTCGGTGGACATACCCGTGTTCTCCCAGAGCCTCGACGACCGCGCACCCGGGTCGGCGACCGGTTGGGTCACCGCCCCCATGGTGAAGGCGGCCGGAGCGGCCGGGACCCTGATCAACCATTCGGAGCACAGGGTGCCGGCGGACGCCGCCGGGAGGATCGTCTCCGCGGCCAAGCAGGCAGGCCTCATGACCTGTGTATGCGCCGCCGACGTCAGGGAAGCGGCCGCCATGGCCGCCCTCTCCCCCGACTACGTCGCTGTCGAGCCGCCCGAGCTCATCGGCGGGGACATCAGCGTCACCACGGCGGACCCGGCGATAGTCTCCGGCACCGTCGAGGCCGTCGCTGACGCAGGACGCGGGGTGCGCGTCCTCTGCGGGGCCGGCGTCAAGAACGGAAAGGATGTCTCGAAAGCGATCGAGCTGGGCGCCGACGGCGTCCTCATCGCCAGCGGCGTCGTCAAAGCGGCCGATTGGCATGCCGCCCTCTCCGACCTCGCGTCGGGCCTCTGA
- the aspS gene encoding aspartate--tRNA(Asn) ligase, whose protein sequence is MAEVRNSSSIAGTEGQATVNGWIQDTRNMGGISFIILRDRYGTLQITLPKKKIEPGLFDLMTKLPRESVVSVTGEVKPSKQTALGVELIPSECIVHSRAAAPLPLGVVDKVNVEMDTRLNSRFMDLRKPEVRAVFEIRSVLTAAVREAMESRAFLNVVTPKIAAAGAEGGATLFKVDYFGRPAFLAQSPQLYKQMLMSTGMDRIYEIGPAFRAEESNTTRHVTEFTSFDAEYCWIKNEEEVMSLISEIVSSVLAAVRDRCAPQLALLGKEIKVQQAPFPILTYSECLKMVQDAGLPLKDGDDLGTEGEKIVGEKMAEKGIDLYFIAEYPEEAKPFYIMEKDGTPYSYSFDLDYKGQEIVSGGQREHRYDVLVARMKKKGLNPDDFVDYLAAFKYGMPPHGGWGMGIDRLVEKMLDLPNVREAILFPRDLSRLTP, encoded by the coding sequence ATGGCAGAAGTCAGGAATTCCTCAAGCATAGCCGGAACCGAGGGCCAGGCCACCGTGAACGGCTGGATCCAGGACACCAGGAACATGGGCGGTATCTCGTTCATCATCCTCAGGGACCGCTACGGGACCCTGCAGATCACCCTTCCCAAGAAGAAGATCGAGCCTGGGCTTTTCGATCTCATGACCAAGCTCCCCAGGGAGTCCGTGGTCTCGGTCACCGGAGAGGTCAAGCCCAGCAAGCAGACCGCCCTCGGCGTGGAGCTCATCCCGTCGGAGTGCATCGTGCACAGCAGGGCGGCCGCCCCGCTCCCCCTGGGAGTCGTGGACAAGGTCAACGTCGAAATGGATACCCGCCTGAACAGCAGGTTCATGGACCTCAGGAAGCCCGAGGTCAGGGCGGTCTTCGAGATCAGGTCCGTCCTCACCGCGGCAGTCCGCGAGGCGATGGAGTCGAGGGCGTTCCTCAACGTCGTCACCCCCAAGATCGCGGCCGCGGGGGCCGAGGGCGGCGCGACCCTGTTCAAGGTCGACTACTTCGGGAGGCCCGCCTTCCTGGCACAGAGCCCCCAGCTGTACAAGCAGATGCTCATGTCCACCGGGATGGACCGCATCTACGAGATCGGCCCCGCGTTCAGGGCGGAGGAGTCCAACACCACCAGGCACGTCACCGAGTTCACATCATTCGACGCGGAATACTGCTGGATAAAGAACGAGGAGGAGGTCATGAGCCTCATCTCCGAGATCGTCAGCAGCGTCCTGGCCGCCGTCAGGGACAGGTGCGCCCCGCAGCTGGCGCTCCTCGGGAAGGAGATCAAAGTGCAGCAGGCGCCGTTCCCCATCCTCACCTATTCCGAGTGCCTCAAGATGGTCCAGGACGCCGGCCTCCCCCTGAAGGACGGGGACGACCTCGGGACCGAGGGCGAGAAGATCGTCGGCGAGAAGATGGCGGAGAAGGGCATCGACCTGTACTTCATCGCCGAGTACCCGGAGGAGGCCAAGCCGTTCTACATCATGGAGAAGGACGGGACCCCCTACTCCTACTCCTTCGATCTCGATTACAAGGGCCAGGAGATCGTCTCCGGAGGGCAGAGGGAGCACAGGTACGATGTGCTCGTCGCCAGGATGAAGAAGAAGGGCCTGAACCCCGACGACTTCGTGGACTACCTAGCGGCCTTCAAGTACGGCATGCCTCCCCACGGCGGATGGGGAATGGGGATCGACAGGCTCGTCGAGAAGATGCTCGACCTCCCCAACGTCCGCGAGGCCATCCTGTTCCCGAGGGACCTGAGCAGGCTCACCCCGTGA
- a CDS encoding N-acetyltransferase, translating into MNSSLDQYFLPSVVDYFMLQWPFGQLVAVDPLGRIVGYLAGARLGEGRANIALFCVDSSCRGRGIGSELLERFRTEARMDGATSIQLDVRETNPAAIRFYSRRGFMPIERMEHFYDDGGTGIRMIASVYGGNN; encoded by the coding sequence GTGAACTCCTCCCTCGACCAGTACTTCCTGCCTTCGGTCGTGGATTACTTCATGCTCCAATGGCCGTTCGGCCAGTTGGTCGCCGTCGACCCGCTCGGAAGGATCGTCGGATATCTGGCAGGAGCCCGTCTCGGGGAGGGGAGAGCGAACATCGCCCTGTTCTGCGTCGATTCTTCCTGCCGCGGCAGAGGGATAGGCTCCGAACTCCTTGAAAGATTCAGGACCGAGGCGAGGATGGACGGGGCGACCTCCATCCAGCTGGACGTCCGCGAGACGAATCCCGCCGCCATCCGCTTCTACAGCCGCCGCGGGTTCATGCCGATTGAGCGCATGGAACATTTCTATGATGACGGCGGCACAGGGATCAGGATGATCGCATCGGTATACGGCGGCAACAACTGA
- a CDS encoding adenylosuccinate synthase: protein MKRIANGDTMPSLAVLGSQWGDEGKGKIIDYLDGDADLIVRFQGGNNAGHTIVVGDRVFKLHGLPSGVVRPGKLAVIGNGTVVNMEELLEEISQVEENGGNVDGLRISDRAALIMNYHKKLDGAEEAYRGSKAVGTTKKGIGPAYQDKIARIGFRAGDLLEEETLKDKISLLLPYKKDLMKMMGTEVCCCTPESLLAKMEGWGQKLGKYICDTSVLVNDALDAGKNVMFEGAQGAMLDIDHGTYPYVTSSSTMAGGVCTGAGIAPKRLNKVMGVVKAYTTRVGEGPFVTELKGEDEKKLQQKGGEFGVTTGRGRRCGWLDLVVVNHANMLCGFDSLAVTKIDVLNDVDTIPVCYEYDIGGERTRHYPASLQKLSAAKPVYKEFKGWKGWDDTEAVVKGGYDELPKEMKDYISFIEEQTKVPADIVSVGPERDQTICRRSDWWN from the coding sequence ATGAAGAGGATAGCGAACGGCGATACCATGCCCAGCCTAGCCGTTCTCGGTTCCCAGTGGGGGGACGAAGGTAAAGGAAAGATCATCGACTACCTCGACGGGGACGCGGACCTCATCGTTCGTTTCCAGGGAGGCAACAACGCCGGCCACACCATCGTGGTCGGCGACAGGGTGTTCAAGCTCCACGGCCTTCCCTCGGGAGTGGTGAGGCCGGGGAAGCTCGCGGTGATCGGGAACGGCACCGTCGTGAACATGGAGGAGCTCCTCGAGGAGATCAGCCAGGTGGAAGAGAACGGCGGGAACGTGGACGGCCTGCGCATCTCCGACCGCGCCGCGCTCATCATGAACTACCACAAGAAGCTGGACGGGGCCGAGGAGGCGTACCGCGGCAGCAAGGCGGTGGGGACCACCAAGAAAGGCATCGGGCCGGCATACCAGGACAAGATAGCCAGGATAGGGTTCCGCGCAGGCGACCTCCTCGAAGAGGAGACCCTGAAGGACAAGATCTCGCTCCTCCTGCCCTATAAGAAAGACCTCATGAAGATGATGGGCACGGAGGTCTGCTGCTGCACTCCCGAATCGCTCCTGGCCAAGATGGAGGGCTGGGGGCAGAAGCTCGGTAAATACATCTGCGACACCTCCGTCCTCGTCAACGACGCCCTCGACGCCGGCAAGAACGTGATGTTCGAAGGAGCTCAGGGAGCCATGCTCGACATCGACCACGGGACCTATCCGTACGTCACCTCCAGCTCCACCATGGCCGGGGGCGTCTGCACCGGCGCAGGCATCGCGCCCAAACGCCTCAACAAGGTCATGGGAGTGGTGAAAGCCTACACCACCCGCGTGGGCGAGGGGCCGTTCGTCACCGAGCTGAAAGGCGAGGATGAGAAGAAGCTGCAGCAGAAGGGCGGCGAATTCGGCGTCACCACCGGAAGGGGCAGGAGGTGCGGCTGGCTGGACCTGGTGGTTGTCAACCACGCCAACATGCTGTGCGGGTTCGATTCCCTCGCGGTCACCAAGATCGATGTCCTGAACGATGTGGACACCATCCCCGTATGCTACGAGTACGATATCGGCGGAGAGAGGACCAGGCACTATCCCGCATCGCTGCAGAAGCTGAGCGCGGCGAAGCCCGTCTACAAGGAGTTCAAAGGCTGGAAAGGCTGGGACGACACCGAGGCGGTCGTGAAAGGCGGTTACGACGAGCTTCCGAAGGAGATGAAGGATTACATCTCGTTCATCGAGGAGCAGACCAAGGTTCCGGCGGACATCGTGTCCGTCGGCCCCGAGAGGGACCAGACCATCTGCCGCCGTTCCGATTGGTGGAACTGA
- a CDS encoding phospholipase D-like domain-containing protein — protein MLTAFLAALLLFPSALSADGSSGAGGETFRIEAADPSGEGFAIANIGGSEASLSGWSITDGEGTLSFSGIKVAPGSSAVFCKDPDGCRLGSGDNCISYSEAGTRKGSLVLADGGDELILMHGDAVADSVCWGSSKGASGWSGTPATCPSGHYLKRIPGEDTGTSSDWKSAKPGWTEFTFPGDGPYEADVTPFSFPESGGEPVYRLLESASRTADICIYLISCPNTVALLVQLQSRGVSVRVLAEAEPLGTDISTEISLLESLRRTGADVRLINHGDAAQRYMYVHSKYAVIDGERTVITSENWTSGNMGFGNGNRGWGAVIDSAEYASCMEEVFENDFSAGFGDTVTLASAYPDAKPYRGDLSYEPPDDVQRESFRSLVYPIFSPDDSFSAMKELMGSAEERIYAEEMDLGSSLRTVSGDSPVSWMAAAAVRGVETRLILDASTSSGDAETFANLMNQTTKVRAKAVDGGQGFSLIHNKGVVIDGGVWVGSVNWTENSFLRNRETAAFIVSESVSDFFAGLFMSDYGMDSEDLEENGLELTADVVDTGGGRRSVVLRTSGPEGSSYIWNIDGDIRRSEHPSAMFSVSPGHHTASVTLEGTEVSQTAEFDVPSEDGLSGCIIYLTAASVILVGTAAAFLHGRRGNRGRRYGGQGPGNLNAYTRW, from the coding sequence GTGCTAACTGCGTTCCTGGCAGCGCTGCTGCTGTTCCCTTCGGCGCTGTCCGCCGATGGCTCATCGGGCGCAGGAGGGGAGACGTTCCGTATCGAGGCGGCTGATCCTTCCGGAGAGGGGTTCGCGATTGCCAACATCGGCGGCTCCGAAGCATCGCTGTCCGGCTGGAGCATCACGGACGGCGAGGGCACGCTCTCGTTCTCCGGCATAAAGGTCGCTCCCGGTTCATCGGCGGTATTCTGCAAGGACCCAGACGGCTGCAGGCTGGGGTCCGGGGACAACTGCATCTCATATTCAGAAGCAGGCACCAGGAAGGGGTCCCTCGTCCTGGCGGACGGCGGCGACGAGCTCATCCTCATGCATGGAGATGCCGTCGCAGACAGCGTCTGCTGGGGCTCCTCCAAAGGGGCGTCCGGATGGTCTGGGACTCCGGCGACGTGCCCTTCCGGGCATTATCTGAAACGCATCCCCGGAGAAGATACTGGCACATCATCGGATTGGAAATCTGCGAAGCCGGGATGGACCGAGTTCACGTTCCCGGGGGACGGCCCGTACGAGGCCGACGTGACCCCGTTCTCCTTCCCTGAGAGCGGCGGAGAGCCCGTCTACCGTCTGCTGGAATCCGCCTCGCGCACCGCGGACATCTGCATCTACCTTATATCCTGCCCCAACACGGTCGCGCTGCTGGTACAGCTTCAGAGCAGGGGGGTGAGCGTCCGCGTCCTCGCGGAGGCCGAACCGTTAGGGACCGACATCAGCACCGAGATCTCCCTCCTGGAGTCCCTGCGCCGGACAGGAGCCGATGTCCGGCTGATAAACCACGGCGACGCCGCCCAGCGCTACATGTACGTCCACAGCAAATACGCCGTGATCGACGGCGAGAGGACGGTCATAACGTCGGAGAACTGGACCTCCGGCAACATGGGGTTCGGGAACGGCAACAGGGGCTGGGGAGCGGTGATCGACAGCGCGGAGTACGCTTCGTGCATGGAGGAGGTCTTCGAGAACGATTTCTCCGCCGGATTCGGAGACACCGTCACCCTGGCATCTGCGTATCCGGATGCGAAGCCTTACCGCGGAGACCTCTCGTACGAGCCTCCCGATGATGTACAAAGGGAGAGCTTCAGGTCCCTCGTCTACCCGATATTCTCCCCGGACGATTCGTTCTCCGCTATGAAGGAACTGATGGGATCCGCCGAGGAGAGGATCTACGCGGAGGAGATGGACCTCGGAAGCTCCCTGAGGACCGTATCGGGGGATTCCCCCGTGTCCTGGATGGCGGCGGCCGCCGTCAGAGGGGTCGAGACTAGGCTCATACTCGACGCATCAACCTCCTCCGGAGATGCGGAGACCTTCGCCAACCTGATGAACCAGACGACGAAGGTCCGCGCGAAGGCGGTCGACGGCGGGCAGGGGTTCTCCCTGATCCACAACAAGGGCGTCGTCATCGACGGAGGGGTTTGGGTGGGGTCTGTGAACTGGACCGAGAACTCGTTCCTGAGGAACCGCGAAACGGCCGCCTTCATCGTCTCGGAAAGCGTGTCCGACTTCTTCGCCGGCCTGTTCATGTCCGACTACGGCATGGATTCCGAGGACCTGGAGGAGAACGGCCTGGAACTGACGGCGGATGTCGTGGACACAGGCGGAGGCAGGCGCTCCGTGGTCCTGCGGACGTCAGGCCCCGAGGGCTCCTCTTACATCTGGAACATCGACGGCGACATCAGGAGGTCTGAGCATCCGTCCGCGATGTTCAGCGTCTCCCCGGGGCATCACACCGCCTCGGTGACGCTGGAAGGGACGGAGGTATCCCAGACGGCGGAATTCGACGTCCCGTCAGAGGACGGCCTGTCCGGGTGCATCATCTATTTAACCGCGGCATCAGTCATCCTCGTCGGAACGGCCGCTGCATTCCTGCACGGCCGCAGGGGGAACAGGGGACGGAGATACGGAGGGCAAGGCCCGGGGAATCTGAACGCATATACGCGCTGGTGA
- a CDS encoding NTPase: protein MVNDIKIGLTGLPGSGKTYTLKRVIEMLGKNVTVGGMIDEKITDGRHEIGISVCNLGNGEKVTFAKPDIESRITVGNLGVDLASFESVAVEAIKSACENADVIVIDEVGKVEVESEGFVDAVKEALDVDKPMIITLHKKSRNPLLQDIRRRDDIRIFEVTPINRNLLPHKIMSLMNGEML from the coding sequence ATGGTGAACGACATCAAAATAGGTCTTACTGGCCTGCCCGGATCCGGGAAGACCTACACTTTGAAGCGTGTCATCGAGATGCTAGGCAAGAACGTGACCGTCGGCGGCATGATCGACGAGAAGATCACCGACGGCAGGCATGAGATAGGCATCAGCGTTTGCAACCTCGGAAACGGGGAGAAAGTCACATTCGCCAAACCTGACATCGAGAGCAGGATCACGGTCGGCAACTTAGGTGTGGACCTGGCGAGCTTCGAATCCGTGGCAGTGGAAGCTATAAAAAGCGCCTGCGAGAACGCGGACGTCATCGTCATCGACGAAGTGGGCAAAGTCGAGGTCGAGAGCGAGGGCTTCGTGGACGCCGTCAAAGAAGCGCTCGACGTGGACAAGCCCATGATCATCACGCTCCACAAGAAATCCAGGAACCCTCTCCTGCAGGACATCAGGAGGCGGGACGACATCCGTATCTTCGAGGTCACTCCGATCAACAGGAACCTGCTCCCTCACAAGATCATGAGCCTCATGAACGGTGAAATGCTTTGA
- a CDS encoding dihydroneopterin aldolase family protein, with protein sequence MDREALASSRFGCGDAERACFEAGIKLATVYHQFVGTPFRGSTKDDLARSIEECICVQPYVESAKVSIRAEPGDKEDQYSYASLAGDMIEAEVIIRIGNERAVARMGYDAELGYPLMYIVSVEHAGKE encoded by the coding sequence ATGGACCGTGAGGCTCTGGCATCGTCCAGGTTCGGATGCGGCGATGCGGAGAGGGCGTGCTTTGAGGCGGGGATAAAGCTCGCCACCGTCTACCATCAGTTCGTCGGCACCCCGTTCAGAGGATCCACCAAGGACGATCTGGCACGTTCGATCGAGGAATGCATTTGCGTCCAGCCGTACGTGGAGTCCGCGAAGGTGTCCATCCGCGCCGAACCCGGGGACAAGGAGGACCAGTACTCGTACGCCTCCCTCGCCGGGGACATGATCGAGGCCGAGGTCATCATCCGCATCGGGAACGAGAGGGCGGTCGCCCGGATGGGGTACGATGCGGAATTGGGCTATCCCCTGATGTACATCGTCTCCGTCGAGCATGCCGGGAAAGAGTGA